One Fictibacillus halophilus genomic window, TCCATAGATACGTCCTACTTCCTCGATTAAATCCGCTTCAATCGTTATGTCTGGTCTACGTGAAGGAACGTTTACTTCGAACTGTCCGTCTGACTCTTTATATGCAAAACCTAAACGGTTAAAGATCGATGCGGTCTGTTCTGATGTGATCTCTGTTCCTAGAAGATTATTCATTCTAGAAACGTCCATCTTAACGCTGTATGAGTTAACTTCGCGCTTACCTGCTTCAACGATCCCTTCAGCAACTTTGCCTCCAGCAAGTTCAGCCATAAGGCTAGCTGCTCTCATTGCAGCTGCAAATACACGGTTACGATCGATGCCTTTTTCATACCTTGAACTTGCTTCACTGCGTAAACCAAGATCTTTAGAAGCTGCTCTTACTCGACCTGAAGTAAAATACGCTGCTTCTAAAAGAACGTTTGTTGTGTCAGATTGAACTTCGCTCGTTGCTCCGCCCATAACACCTGCTACTGCAATCGGATCTTTTCCGTTTGTGATTACTAAGTGAGTATCCTTAAGTTTACGATCCTGATCATCAAGCGTTTGAATGTGTTCACCTTCTGTAGCCCGTCGGATGACAATCTCTTTTGAACCTAATCGGTTGTAGTCAAAGGCATGTAATGGCTGACCATACTCAAGAAGTACATAGTTTGTGATATCAACAATGTTATTGATCGGACGAATGCCAGATGCCATCAGACGATTCTGCATCCAAAGTGGAGAAGGACCAATCTTAACATCACGAATGATCATCGCTCCGTAATATGGATTATCTTCAAGAGATTCAATTTGAACAGAAATAAAATCTTCTGCCTTTTCTTCTGTTGTTTTGATCGATGTGTTTGGAAGTTTCACTTCTTGTTCTAAAATAGCTGCTACTTCATTTGCAACACCGATCACGTTCAGACAATCAGCTCGGTTCGGAGTAAGACCAAGTTCCAATACATGATCATTCAGATTCAAGTATTCTAGAGCATCACTTCCAGGCTCTGCGTCAGATGGCATCACAAAGATTCCTGTTGCATATTCTTTTGGTACTAATTTTGTATCAACACCTAGTTCCGTAAGCGAACAAATCATACCGTGAGATTCTTCACCACGTAGCTTTGCTTTTTTTATTTTAAAGTTACCTGGAAGCACAGCACCAGGTACAGCCACAGCCACTTTTTGGCCTTGAGCTACGTTTGGTGCACCGCACACGATCTGTGAGACTTCACCTTGACCAACATCCACTTTACAAACTCTAAGCTTGTCAGCGTTAGGATGTTGGATGCATTCTTCAACATATCCAACAACTACTCCACTGATTCCTTTATTTAATGACTCGACCATCTCGACTTCAATACCGCTTTTTGTAATCTTATCTGCGAGCTCAGACGGTGAGATTTCTACATTTACATATTCTTTTAGCCAGTTATAAGAGATTAGCATATAATTCCCCTCCTCAAGTTATGCATTTTTGAATTGTTTTAAAAACCGGATATCGTTCGCATAGAAATGACGAATATCATCAATTCCATATTTGAGCATCGCGATACGCTCAGGTCCCATACCAAATGCAAAACCTGTGTATTTCTTTGAATCGAACCCTGCCATCTCAAGTACGTTCGGATGAACCATACCTGCTCCTAAGATCTCGATCCAACCTGTTTGCTTACAGATTGAACAGCCCTTTCCGCTACACTTAAAGCAAGAGATATCCATTTCAACAGATGGTTCTGTAAAAGGGAAGAAACTTGGACGAAGACGAATTTTACGATCTTCACCGAACATTTTCTTAGCGAAGGTTTCAAGAACACCTTTTAAGTCACTTAAACGAACATTTTGGTCAACAACAAGGCCTTCGATCTGCATGAACTGATGAGAGTGTGTAGCATCATCGTTATCTCTTCGGTAAACCTTACCTGGAGAAATGATTTTCACTGGTCCTTCTCCCTCATGCTTTTCCATCGTACGTGCTTGAACAGGTGACGTTTGTGTACGAAGAAGAATATCCTCTGTAATAAAGAATGAGTCCTGCATATCTCGAGCAGGGTGCCCCTTTGGCAAGTTTAGAGCTTCAAAATTGTAATAATCTGTTTCTACTTCTGGACCTTCAGCGATTGTAAAGCCCATGCTTAAGAACAGATCTTCAATCTCCGTAACAACAGCTGTTAGTGGATGTGGATTTCCTTTCTTAACAGGTCTTCCTGGTAATGAAACATCGATGGTTTCTTTTGAAAGTTTTTCAGCAATCGCTGCATTTTCAAGCGCGCTTTGTTTTTTATCTAATT contains:
- the pheS gene encoding phenylalanine--tRNA ligase subunit alpha translates to MKDRLEALKVEAIGQIKEAQDLKDLQAVKVAYLGKKGPITEVLKGMGKLSAEERPVIGAYANEVRDSIQQELDKKQSALENAAIAEKLSKETIDVSLPGRPVKKGNPHPLTAVVTEIEDLFLSMGFTIAEGPEVETDYYNFEALNLPKGHPARDMQDSFFITEDILLRTQTSPVQARTMEKHEGEGPVKIISPGKVYRRDNDDATHSHQFMQIEGLVVDQNVRLSDLKGVLETFAKKMFGEDRKIRLRPSFFPFTEPSVEMDISCFKCSGKGCSICKQTGWIEILGAGMVHPNVLEMAGFDSKKYTGFAFGMGPERIAMLKYGIDDIRHFYANDIRFLKQFKNA
- the pheT gene encoding phenylalanine--tRNA ligase subunit beta, encoding MLISYNWLKEYVNVEISPSELADKITKSGIEVEMVESLNKGISGVVVGYVEECIQHPNADKLRVCKVDVGQGEVSQIVCGAPNVAQGQKVAVAVPGAVLPGNFKIKKAKLRGEESHGMICSLTELGVDTKLVPKEYATGIFVMPSDAEPGSDALEYLNLNDHVLELGLTPNRADCLNVIGVANEVAAILEQEVKLPNTSIKTTEEKAEDFISVQIESLEDNPYYGAMIIRDVKIGPSPLWMQNRLMASGIRPINNIVDITNYVLLEYGQPLHAFDYNRLGSKEIVIRRATEGEHIQTLDDQDRKLKDTHLVITNGKDPIAVAGVMGGATSEVQSDTTNVLLEAAYFTSGRVRAASKDLGLRSEASSRYEKGIDRNRVFAAAMRAASLMAELAGGKVAEGIVEAGKREVNSYSVKMDVSRMNNLLGTEITSEQTASIFNRLGFAYKESDGQFEVNVPSRRPDITIEADLIEEVGRIYGYDRIPTTYLLSEARPGGLTKNQAQRRNIRTYLEGAGLYQAVTYALTTPAKSTHFSFSNEKVYPISVAHPMSEERSTLRMSLLPQLLEVLQYNRNRSMEDLAIYEMGSVFINRQEVLTDLPEEYVFVSGAVTGVFNEHLWQGERKTVDFYVLKGILEGLMGELNLSERITYEAGEIENMHPGRTAIVKLDGISVGFVGQLHPALQKDLDVKDTYVFELNATSLLEKETDQMIYQTLPRYPSITRDIALVVDQELPAGDLTTVIQAAGGELLKEVNLFDLYEGDKMEAGKKSLAFSLKYFDPERTLTDEEVVTAHNRVLKSLEERFGAQLRK